The following are encoded together in the Triticum dicoccoides isolate Atlit2015 ecotype Zavitan chromosome 6B, WEW_v2.0, whole genome shotgun sequence genome:
- the LOC119320746 gene encoding uncharacterized protein LOC119320746 — MEKKRRAHVSSCPASSSPSLPPLSSSPPQGSLSFLKQRRRREIQWARPSSAAGFLSSVEQRQRRWRRRETQGARPFVGGGVPLLRREAAAARDAARPDCVGSSGVPLLRPVEVEVERIVAAGVGEAAGGGAEDAGEREEAGERVRRERGGRVNLAVEEEALDRVREEPAHVVEEGDGSSAHSVPGAGAMWVRSVHLCFRHGSLALLAW, encoded by the exons ATGGAA AAAAAAAGGAGAGCCCACGTTTCATCCTGCCCCGCCTCATCGTCCCCAtccctccctcctctctcctcctcgccGCCACAGGGGTCCCTCTCCTTCCtcaagcagcggcggcggcgtgaaATACAGTGGGCTCGGCCTTCGTCGGCGGCCGGGTTCCTCTCCTCCGTCGAGCAgaggcagcggcggtggcggcggcgtgaGACGCAGGGGGCTCGGCCCTTCGTCGGCGGCGGGGTTCCTCTCCTCCGCCGagaagcggcggcggcgcgggacgcAGCGCGACCTGACTGCGTCGGCAGCAGCGGGGTCCCTCTCCTCCGTCCAGTGGAGGTGGAGGTCGAGCGCATCGTGGCCGCTGGAGTAGGAGAAGCAGCGGGCGGCGGGGCTGAGGATGCCGGCGAGCGGGAGGAAGCGGGTGAGCGCGTGCGGCGGGAACGCGGCGGCCGGGTCAACCTGGCGGTAGAAGAAGAGGCGCTCGACAGGGTCCGTGAAGAGCCAGCACACGTCGTCGAAGAAGGTGATGGGAGCTCCGCACACAGCGTCCCCGGCGCCGGTGCCATGTGGGTTCGCTCCGTGCACCTTTGCTTCCGCCATGGCTCGCTGGCTTTGCTTGCTTGG TGA